A genomic segment from Vagococcus zengguangii encodes:
- the rimM gene encoding ribosome maturation factor RimM (Essential for efficient processing of 16S rRNA), whose protein sequence is MTEFLNVGKIVNTQGIKGEVRVISKTDFAKKRYKTGNQLYLFQEDKAPITLTVKSHRQHKNFDILSFEGHPNINDVEKYRDGILKIKKEEAQRLPKNEFYFHEIIGCEVYEGEQLIGKIKEILQPGANDVWVVQRKGQKDALIPYIESVVTNVDVKNKRVDVEIPEGLLD, encoded by the coding sequence ATGACTGAATTTTTAAACGTAGGAAAAATTGTCAATACCCAAGGAATTAAAGGGGAAGTACGTGTGATTTCAAAAACTGATTTTGCAAAAAAACGTTATAAAACGGGCAATCAATTATACTTGTTCCAAGAAGATAAAGCACCGATTACCTTAACGGTTAAAAGCCACCGCCAGCATAAAAACTTTGATATTTTAAGTTTCGAAGGGCATCCAAATATTAATGATGTGGAAAAATATCGCGATGGGATCTTAAAAATTAAAAAAGAAGAGGCGCAACGCTTGCCTAAAAATGAATTTTATTTCCATGAAATTATTGGCTGTGAGGTCTATGAAGGCGAACAATTAATTGGGAAGATTAAAGAAATTTTACAACCTGGCGCGAATGATGTCTGGGTTGTGCAACGTAAAGGCCAAAAAGATGCCTTAATTCCCTACATTGAATCAGTGGTAACGAATGTTGATGTTAAAAACAAACGCGTTGATGTGGAAATTCCAGAAGGGTTGCTTGATTAA
- the trmD gene encoding tRNA (guanosine(37)-N1)-methyltransferase TrmD codes for MKIDVLTLFPKMFEGPMNESILGKAKQRELVEVNVHNFRDFSDNKHQQVDDYPYGGGAGMLLKVQPIDDALAHINEQSPETKKRVILLDPAGIPFNQKVAEEFSEEEHLVFICGHYEGYDERIRSLVTDEVSLGDYVLTGGELGAMVMIDATVRLLPEVLGNDESAVTDSHSTGLLEHPHYTRPADYKGMRVPEVLTNGNHKLIDEWRLKESLRRTYLRRPEMLEKLDMSAQMIKMLEQIKQEENA; via the coding sequence ATGAAAATAGATGTATTAACGCTATTTCCTAAAATGTTTGAAGGACCAATGAATGAATCGATTTTAGGAAAAGCTAAACAGCGTGAATTAGTTGAGGTCAATGTTCATAACTTCCGTGATTTTTCTGACAATAAACATCAACAAGTAGACGACTATCCGTATGGTGGTGGCGCAGGGATGTTATTAAAAGTCCAACCGATTGATGATGCGTTAGCACATATTAATGAACAGTCACCCGAAACCAAGAAACGTGTGATTTTACTTGATCCAGCGGGTATACCGTTTAATCAGAAAGTAGCAGAAGAATTTTCTGAAGAAGAGCATTTAGTATTTATTTGCGGTCATTATGAAGGTTACGACGAGCGTATTCGTTCATTAGTGACGGACGAAGTTTCTTTAGGGGATTATGTATTAACGGGTGGAGAGCTAGGGGCCATGGTGATGATTGATGCGACTGTGCGCTTATTACCCGAGGTGTTAGGTAATGACGAATCAGCCGTAACCGATTCTCATTCAACAGGCTTATTAGAACACCCTCATTACACACGTCCTGCCGACTATAAAGGAATGAGAGTACCAGAAGTGTTAACAAATGGCAATCATAAATTAATTGACGAGTGGCGCTTAAAAGAATCATTGCGTCGTACGTATTTACGTCGCCCAGAGATGTTAGAAAAATTAGACATGTCGGCTCAAATGATAAAAATGTTAGAGCAAATTAAACAAGAAGAAAACGCGTAG
- a CDS encoding AAA family ATPase: MKIAILGYSGSGKSTLARAIAEKINVPVLHLDTVHFVEDWQERDRIEANTIIKQFMAQKSWVIDGNYTKFFKEERIEKADSVIILAFSRWACLRRVIKRYFNYRKSSRPDMAEGCEEKIDGAFLWWILYKGRKAQPLAELKKIQAKYPDKTIIIRNQKELDAYYQAHELNHITTKNA; the protein is encoded by the coding sequence ATGAAAATTGCAATTCTTGGTTATAGCGGTAGTGGAAAATCAACGTTAGCTCGTGCTATTGCTGAAAAAATCAACGTTCCTGTACTTCATCTAGACACTGTTCATTTTGTAGAAGATTGGCAAGAACGTGACCGCATCGAAGCTAATACCATCATAAAACAATTTATGGCACAAAAATCTTGGGTTATTGATGGTAACTACACCAAATTTTTTAAAGAAGAACGCATTGAAAAAGCTGACTCTGTCATCATCTTAGCTTTTTCACGTTGGGCTTGTTTACGCCGAGTTATCAAACGTTATTTTAATTATCGAAAAAGCTCACGACCTGACATGGCCGAGGGCTGCGAAGAAAAAATTGACGGGGCATTTCTATGGTGGATTCTTTATAAAGGCCGCAAAGCCCAACCATTAGCTGAATTAAAGAAGATTCAAGCAAAATACCCCGACAAAACAATTATTATTCGCAATCAAAAAGAACTAGATGCTTATTATCAAGCACATGAATTAAATCATATAACGACAAAAAACGCGTAG
- a CDS encoding glycerophosphoryl diester phosphodiesterase membrane domain-containing protein, translated as MNPIAVIKHAYQDFWLYKRDYIKANVLFNLLRIAIISPILGFLGQQILKINGFDGITESTIFSLFKNPKSFALIILIVLIFIFAIFFEFGLYFLYADHHGRNPLKFRQSLLKLFKKLRYFVSFQALLFLIYFVLMIPLASIGLEGSFTSDLYIPYFITDELMKSLSGKLLYFGVSALIFYLSIRLIYSIPYFVFNESSTILGGIKYSWQFTKKKLFTTLISLGGVVLLHSLLTFLGIVLLFLPVMLVEKIALPVAPYVSAVCLSLIEILLFIAFSMLQALVAEVIVTLLKDTEELEHPTEKTIYPKKYLRILLPMMLIGFVVMTFFNYSYLTNNVYAPSTLIISHRGVTENAIENTKSAIIAAKEADADMVEIDIQQTKDREFVLFHDETLRRLGGSSQKISDLTLEEVQAITLQEGRMKDKIPTLEDVLTLADDLNLRLLIELKFAEEADGRNEAELINLLYDRDLLSRHYVQGLNQTQIESFEVGAPAVNTGFIVAFNLGSLPKTSADFMVMEEFSFNQNNLETAHKRQQQLFAWTINKQSLMRKYISMGADAIITDYPDEAQEIKQKLSENMSFTDRIKKYLEIR; from the coding sequence TTGAATCCAATTGCTGTCATTAAACACGCTTATCAAGATTTTTGGCTCTATAAACGTGACTACATCAAGGCTAATGTCCTGTTCAACTTACTTAGAATCGCCATTATTTCACCGATTCTTGGTTTTTTAGGCCAACAAATTTTAAAAATTAATGGCTTTGACGGAATTACTGAATCCACCATCTTCAGTTTATTTAAAAACCCAAAATCATTCGCTCTTATTATCCTTATAGTATTAATTTTTATTTTTGCGATTTTCTTTGAATTTGGCTTGTATTTTTTATATGCTGACCATCATGGAAGGAATCCCTTGAAATTCCGACAGTCATTACTCAAGCTTTTCAAAAAGCTGCGTTACTTTGTCAGTTTTCAAGCGTTATTATTTTTGATTTATTTCGTCTTAATGATTCCACTCGCTTCGATTGGTCTTGAAGGCAGTTTTACTAGTGATTTGTACATTCCTTACTTCATTACGGACGAGTTGATGAAATCACTATCTGGAAAGCTGTTATATTTTGGTGTTTCGGCCTTAATTTTTTATTTAAGTATTAGATTAATTTACAGTATTCCTTATTTTGTCTTTAATGAATCAAGCACCATCCTTGGAGGGATTAAATACAGCTGGCAATTTACTAAAAAGAAATTATTTACTACCTTGATTTCTTTAGGTGGCGTTGTATTACTTCATTCATTATTGACGTTCTTAGGGATTGTACTATTATTTTTACCCGTAATGTTAGTCGAAAAAATTGCTTTACCAGTGGCTCCCTATGTTTCAGCGGTTTGTTTAAGTTTAATCGAAATTTTGTTATTTATTGCCTTTAGTATGTTACAGGCATTAGTCGCGGAGGTAATAGTTACTTTACTAAAAGATACTGAAGAATTAGAACATCCTACTGAAAAAACGATCTACCCTAAAAAATATTTACGTATCCTTCTACCCATGATGTTGATTGGATTCGTGGTAATGACATTTTTTAACTATTCTTACTTAACCAATAACGTCTATGCCCCAAGTACTTTAATTATTAGTCATCGAGGTGTGACAGAGAATGCCATTGAAAATACTAAATCGGCCATTATCGCCGCTAAAGAAGCTGATGCTGACATGGTTGAAATTGATATCCAACAGACAAAAGATCGTGAATTTGTGCTCTTCCATGATGAGACACTAAGACGCCTAGGGGGCTCGTCGCAAAAAATCAGTGATTTAACCCTTGAAGAAGTTCAAGCAATTACCTTGCAAGAAGGACGAATGAAAGATAAAATTCCAACACTAGAAGATGTGTTAACGTTAGCCGATGATTTAAACTTGCGCTTATTAATTGAGTTAAAATTTGCTGAAGAAGCAGATGGACGCAATGAAGCCGAATTAATCAACTTACTTTACGACCGTGATTTATTAAGTCGGCACTATGTACAAGGATTAAATCAAACACAAATTGAAAGTTTTGAAGTGGGCGCACCTGCTGTTAATACTGGCTTTATCGTCGCCTTCAACCTAGGCTCCCTTCCAAAAACAAGCGCTGACTTTATGGTGATGGAAGAATTTTCTTTTAATCAGAACAATTTAGAAACAGCCCATAAACGTCAACAACAATTGTTTGCTTGGACAATTAATAAACAATCACTGATGCGTAAATACATTAGCATGGGCGCTGATGCGATAATTACCGATTATCCTGATGAAGCACAAGAAATTAAACAAAAGCTCTCTGAAAACATGAGCTTTACCGACCGAATCAAAAAATATTTAGAAATCAGATAA
- the rplS gene encoding 50S ribosomal protein L19 yields the protein MNPIIEAITSEQLRSDIPQFRAGDTLRVHAKVVEGERERIQLFEGVCIKRQGAGISETYTVRKISNGVGVERTFPVHTPRVAQIEVIRHGRVRRAKLYFLRERSGKSARIREIRR from the coding sequence ATGAATCCAATTATTGAAGCTATTACAAGTGAACAACTTCGTTCAGACATTCCACAATTCCGCGCTGGGGACACTTTACGTGTACACGCGAAAGTTGTAGAGGGAGAACGCGAACGTATCCAGTTATTCGAAGGAGTTTGTATCAAACGCCAAGGTGCTGGAATCAGCGAAACTTACACTGTTCGTAAAATTTCTAACGGTGTTGGTGTTGAACGTACTTTCCCAGTACACACTCCACGTGTTGCTCAAATCGAAGTAATCCGTCATGGTCGTGTACGTCGTGCTAAATTATACTTCTTACGCGAACGTAGTGGTAAATCTGCACGTATTAGAGAAATCAGAAGATAA
- a CDS encoding sulfite exporter TauE/SafE family protein has product MIGIIYFIVVILANTLGAVSGMGGGVLIKPIFDFIGVDSVLAISFYSSVAVFTMSLVSTMRQLKQNILLDGKKITGLSMGALIGGILGNQTLFSLIWQLPNEKDVQLIQIGLTILSLFFALVYSNEQHQRFSFTYLGMYIICGIVLGFLASLLGIGGGPINVSLLMLLFSMSIKQATVYSIATIFFSQSAKLLTMGLTTGFGSYDLTRLWFIVPAAIIGGILGAKLSKILPSERVSQIFKLMILLVILINLYNGM; this is encoded by the coding sequence ATGATTGGTATTATTTACTTTATAGTGGTTATCCTCGCCAATACTTTGGGGGCTGTTTCAGGGATGGGTGGAGGTGTTTTAATTAAACCAATCTTTGATTTTATTGGTGTAGATTCGGTCTTGGCCATTTCATTTTATTCATCGGTGGCTGTTTTTACAATGTCTCTCGTTTCAACTATGCGCCAGTTAAAACAAAACATTTTATTGGATGGTAAAAAAATAACAGGATTATCTATGGGTGCTTTAATAGGGGGAATCTTGGGAAATCAAACGTTGTTCTCGTTAATATGGCAATTGCCAAACGAGAAAGATGTCCAACTTATCCAAATTGGCTTGACCATTTTATCACTTTTTTTTGCTTTAGTTTATTCGAATGAACAGCATCAACGTTTTTCATTTACTTATTTGGGAATGTACATTATTTGTGGTATTGTTTTGGGGTTTTTAGCTAGCTTATTAGGAATCGGTGGTGGACCCATCAATGTTTCACTCTTGATGTTATTATTTAGTATGTCAATTAAACAAGCAACGGTGTATTCAATTGCTACGATATTCTTCTCACAATCGGCTAAGTTGTTAACGATGGGATTGACGACTGGTTTTGGTTCGTATGATTTAACGAGACTTTGGTTTATCGTACCAGCAGCAATCATTGGAGGCATTTTAGGAGCAAAATTAAGTAAAATCTTACCGAGTGAAAGAGTTAGTCAGATTTTCAAACTAATGATTCTTTTGGTTATTTTGATTAATTTGTATAATGGTATGTAA
- the tnpC gene encoding IS66 family transposase: MLSEEFEGYCHCDGYVAYQNIPGLTVVGCWAHMRRKFVDASGDKGQAAIGVAYCNQLFALERRFENLSTAERKWQRQIQLKPILEEFWEWLEQLPVLAKSKLGQAVAYGRHLKEELMRVLEDGRLALSNNLAERKIRSLTIGRKNFLFSKSELGATTNAIVYSIMETAKANGLNPYSYLCRLLTDLPNLPFRQQPELIETYMPWAQGIQDFCK; this comes from the coding sequence GTGTTAAGTGAAGAATTTGAAGGTTATTGCCATTGTGATGGTTATGTCGCTTATCAAAATATCCCAGGACTAACCGTTGTAGGCTGTTGGGCACATATGAGAAGGAAATTTGTGGATGCCAGTGGTGATAAGGGACAAGCAGCAATTGGTGTTGCCTACTGTAATCAGTTATTCGCTTTAGAACGACGTTTTGAAAACTTATCGACAGCGGAAAGAAAATGGCAACGGCAGATTCAACTCAAACCGATACTAGAAGAGTTTTGGGAATGGTTGGAACAACTCCCTGTCCTAGCAAAAAGTAAACTAGGACAAGCGGTAGCTTATGGTAGACATTTGAAAGAGGAATTAATGCGTGTGTTAGAGGATGGACGCTTGGCTTTATCCAATAATTTAGCCGAGAGGAAAATTAGATCTTTAACTATTGGGCGTAAAAACTTCTTGTTTTCAAAGAGCGAACTGGGTGCAACAACCAATGCGATAGTGTATAGCATCATGGAAACTGCGAAGGCCAACGGCCTAAATCCCTATAGCTATCTTTGCCGACTCTTAACAGATTTACCGAATCTACCATTCAGACAACAACCTGAACTCATTGAAACGTATATGCCTTGGGCTCAAGGAATCCAAGATTTCTGTAAATAA
- the tnpB gene encoding IS66 family insertion sequence element accessory protein TnpB (TnpB, as the term is used for proteins encoded by IS66 family insertion elements, is considered an accessory protein, since TnpC, encoded by a neighboring gene, is a DDE family transposase.), which yields MGLINYAGVPHIFIVCGKTDMRRGIDGLAEIITCQYNLNLFDEALFLFCGGKLDRFKALYWDQDGFVLLYKRLESGKLQWPRKAEEVKQLSHQELRWLLEGLSLQQPKALKPSAPGYLN from the coding sequence ATGGGTCTAATTAATTATGCAGGCGTCCCACACATTTTTATTGTTTGTGGGAAAACAGACATGAGACGTGGTATTGATGGCTTGGCAGAAATCATCACCTGTCAATACAACCTCAACTTGTTTGATGAAGCACTCTTCTTGTTTTGTGGTGGAAAATTAGATCGCTTTAAAGCCTTATATTGGGATCAAGATGGCTTTGTCTTATTGTATAAACGATTAGAATCAGGAAAATTACAATGGCCTCGAAAAGCAGAAGAAGTCAAACAGCTATCTCATCAAGAGTTACGATGGTTATTAGAGGGACTCTCGCTTCAACAACCTAAAGCTTTGAAGCCATCGGCTCCAGGCTATCTTAATTAA
- a CDS encoding DUF916 and DUF3324 domain-containing protein, translating into MKLVKKTFLLIVALFSSAVMGSQMVKASELNFSVDTILPENQREGSTYFDLIMEPNQEQEIVTKIRNHTDKEIEVEATVEPATTNVNGVVDYSKTETNVDDTAPITIKEIAKADKETVKIKANQTYDYKVKITMPDIAFDGVIAGGLTFKEVNDDSEANESEEQGMAIENKFAYSVALLVRQNETSLASDLKLLDVRVDQLNARNVIYSDLQNPVAKYLNQLNVEAKVTKKDKTEVIYETSNQSMQMAPNTTMAYPIRLEGEKLQPGKYTMHITATSGEDKWELEKDFEITAEKARELNKKDVSIEEDNSMLYIYIGIAVLALLMIIIIVLLAKKKKNND; encoded by the coding sequence ATGAAATTAGTGAAAAAAACTTTTTTATTAATTGTTGCATTATTTAGTTCAGCTGTCATGGGCAGTCAAATGGTGAAAGCCTCAGAACTGAATTTTAGTGTTGATACTATATTACCAGAAAATCAAAGAGAAGGTAGTACTTATTTCGATTTGATAATGGAACCAAATCAAGAACAAGAGATCGTTACCAAAATACGTAATCACACCGATAAAGAAATAGAGGTAGAGGCAACGGTAGAACCAGCAACTACAAATGTTAACGGTGTAGTGGACTACAGTAAGACGGAAACAAACGTCGATGATACAGCACCTATAACTATCAAAGAGATTGCTAAGGCTGATAAAGAAACAGTCAAAATTAAAGCCAATCAAACATATGACTACAAAGTTAAGATTACGATGCCAGATATAGCGTTTGATGGTGTAATAGCTGGAGGATTGACTTTTAAAGAAGTTAATGATGATAGTGAAGCAAATGAATCTGAAGAACAAGGGATGGCTATTGAGAATAAATTTGCTTATTCAGTTGCGTTATTAGTTAGACAAAATGAAACATCTTTAGCTTCTGATTTGAAATTACTTGATGTTCGTGTAGATCAATTAAATGCTCGAAATGTTATTTACTCAGATTTACAAAATCCTGTCGCAAAATATTTGAACCAGTTAAATGTTGAAGCAAAGGTAACTAAAAAAGATAAGACCGAAGTCATCTACGAAACGTCTAATCAATCGATGCAAATGGCTCCAAATACGACAATGGCTTATCCAATTAGACTTGAGGGCGAAAAATTGCAACCTGGTAAATATACGATGCATATAACAGCAACGTCAGGTGAGGATAAATGGGAGTTGGAAAAAGACTTCGAAATCACAGCTGAAAAAGCACGTGAACTAAACAAAAAAGACGTGTCAATTGAAGAAGATAACTCAATGTTATACATCTACATAGGAATTGCTGTTCTAGCGTTGTTAATGATCATTATTATTGTTCTGCTTGCTAAAAAGAAAAAAAATAACGACTAA
- a CDS encoding LPXTG cell wall anchor domain-containing protein, with protein sequence MKYINKLTLALMLFMILAPSVKAEESEYGSKGQVTFTGEYQVDNGPDEEKPHHLPQTGQPHYLPQTGEQTHAYQFMGINLVVISFFGYLRYKQKEV encoded by the coding sequence ATGAAATACATTAACAAGCTTACATTAGCCTTAATGTTGTTTATGATATTAGCACCCTCGGTGAAGGCAGAAGAAAGTGAATATGGTTCTAAAGGACAAGTAACGTTTACAGGTGAGTATCAAGTAGACAATGGTCCGGATGAAGAAAAACCACATCATTTGCCACAAACAGGTCAACCACATTATTTGCCACAAACAGGTGAGCAAACACATGCTTATCAATTTATGGGCATCAATCTGGTTGTTATCTCTTTCTTTGGGTATTTAAGATATAAACAGAAGGAGGTGTGA
- a CDS encoding WxL domain-containing protein gives MKKINLMLIIFSFVLFESLEVNAEESTYSKTGEIEFIPGDSVRPPIDPVDPDPDQPVDPWDPTSPDGKPAPGTQGPLSIDYASSFDFGTNEIDNKDRIYYANPQYYFDTQVGEINKKIFTPNYVQVSDMRGTNTGWRLTVKQLYQFRNDETKNSELIGAQVKLNDSEAISYIEQTDQTPLSGDVSIVPGESFVVMQANKGAGAQTWINRWSKVETIPSGEVKNTSVQLFIPGSTPKDAVTYKTEFIWTLSDSPAN, from the coding sequence ATGAAAAAAATCAACTTAATGCTCATTATCTTCAGTTTTGTTCTGTTTGAAAGTTTAGAAGTGAACGCTGAAGAAAGCACCTATTCAAAAACCGGTGAAATAGAATTCATACCTGGTGATAGTGTTAGACCTCCAATTGATCCAGTAGACCCTGATCCTGATCAACCTGTTGACCCATGGGATCCAACTAGTCCAGATGGCAAACCCGCCCCTGGCACACAAGGTCCGTTATCTATCGATTATGCTTCGAGTTTTGATTTTGGAACGAACGAAATTGATAATAAAGACCGAATTTATTATGCTAACCCACAGTATTATTTTGATACTCAAGTTGGTGAGATAAACAAAAAAATATTCACCCCTAACTATGTTCAAGTTTCTGATATGCGTGGCACGAATACTGGTTGGCGCTTAACGGTCAAACAATTGTATCAGTTTAGAAACGACGAGACAAAAAATAGTGAATTAATAGGCGCTCAGGTGAAATTGAATGATAGCGAAGCCATTTCATATATTGAACAAACTGATCAGACACCGTTGTCTGGTGATGTATCAATTGTACCAGGTGAAAGCTTCGTCGTGATGCAAGCAAACAAAGGAGCAGGCGCTCAAACATGGATTAACAGATGGAGTAAAGTGGAAACTATCCCGTCTGGCGAAGTGAAAAATACTAGTGTTCAACTGTTTATTCCAGGTTCAACACCAAAAGATGCCGTTACCTATAAAACCGAATTCATCTGGACATTGTCAGATAGTCCAGCAAATTAA
- a CDS encoding WxL domain-containing protein, giving the protein MKATKVISTVLLSTLVLGTVSTGVFAEEVSQGIDTEAGVGFKSGDGEVTPPVDPENPDPTKPIDPVDPTDPTKPIEPPTGNKGPLSLDFASKLYFGNQKISTKDQTYFAAAQLYQDKENPGQYLETTNYVQVTDSRGLIDGKWQLNVSQPNAFTTPITDSEGLAQSKELEGAKIVFTNVNANSEQDTTSAKPHVLQTFTLEKEASFNVTTADNSQNQGFGTWVTRFGTAVTPVDKTNATVEIEGVTVDTEAYDEATHNLNTDIRLEVPGKATKLNQAYTTQLVWSLTDAPGNTESTENTL; this is encoded by the coding sequence ATGAAAGCAACTAAAGTAATTTCAACAGTATTATTAAGCACGTTAGTATTAGGAACAGTTTCAACAGGGGTATTTGCTGAAGAGGTTTCTCAGGGAATCGACACAGAAGCTGGTGTAGGGTTCAAGTCTGGTGATGGTGAAGTAACGCCACCCGTTGATCCAGAAAACCCCGATCCAACTAAACCGATTGATCCGGTAGATCCTACAGACCCTACTAAACCGATTGAACCACCTACCGGAAACAAAGGACCTTTATCTTTAGACTTTGCGTCTAAATTGTACTTTGGTAATCAAAAAATTAGTACAAAAGACCAAACTTATTTTGCAGCCGCTCAATTGTATCAAGATAAAGAAAATCCAGGTCAATATTTAGAAACTACAAACTATGTTCAAGTAACTGATAGTCGTGGATTAATTGACGGAAAATGGCAATTGAATGTAAGTCAACCTAATGCTTTTACAACCCCGATTACTGATAGTGAAGGGCTAGCGCAGTCAAAAGAGTTAGAAGGTGCTAAAATTGTTTTCACAAATGTTAACGCCAATTCAGAACAAGATACTACTTCTGCTAAACCGCACGTTCTGCAGACATTTACCTTAGAAAAAGAGGCGTCTTTCAATGTTACCACCGCAGATAATAGCCAAAATCAAGGCTTTGGGACATGGGTAACTCGTTTTGGAACAGCAGTCACTCCAGTTGATAAAACTAATGCTACTGTTGAAATAGAGGGTGTGACGGTGGATACTGAAGCATACGATGAAGCAACCCATAACTTAAACACTGATATTCGTTTAGAAGTACCAGGTAAAGCAACTAAATTAAACCAAGCTTATACAACACAACTTGTTTGGTCATTAACTGATGCACCAGGAAATACAGAAAGCACAGAAAACACATTATAA
- a CDS encoding WxL domain-containing protein, with product MKNKLINSLLLSSLLLSTVSTVVLADDNEGPVSLSKDASVEFQADDTPTPPVDPENPDPEKPVIPVEPTDPDPDPEKPVEPGTGGELSIDYVSSFYFGVNKITGKTENYAARAQRVFDETGELSDVPNYAQVTDKRGTLAGWTLSVTQATEFQTSEETPHVLVGAQLSLNNAYYATKSDVKDVSLLTGATTLSAGQEVEVLGTSEGQGAGTFTYYMGSSDSLEAGTLYVKNEAGEVVPEETMLNPDVNLKVPGKAVIKTQKYSTDLIWTLKNTPANL from the coding sequence ATGAAAAACAAATTAATTAACTCTCTATTATTAAGTTCATTATTATTAAGTACTGTTTCAACTGTCGTTTTGGCAGATGATAATGAAGGCCCTGTATCGTTATCAAAAGATGCATCAGTTGAATTCCAAGCTGATGACACACCAACACCACCCGTTGACCCAGAAAATCCAGATCCAGAGAAACCAGTAATTCCTGTTGAACCAACAGATCCAGATCCAGATCCAGAGAAACCAGTTGAGCCAGGTACAGGTGGAGAATTATCAATTGACTATGTTTCATCATTTTACTTTGGAGTGAATAAAATTACTGGTAAAACTGAAAATTATGCAGCAAGAGCACAACGAGTATTTGATGAAACAGGTGAATTGTCAGATGTACCTAACTATGCGCAAGTGACTGATAAACGTGGAACGTTAGCGGGTTGGACATTATCTGTTACACAGGCGACTGAATTCCAAACAAGTGAAGAAACGCCTCACGTATTAGTAGGTGCACAATTATCATTAAATAATGCTTATTACGCTACTAAATCAGATGTTAAAGATGTATCACTGCTAACGGGTGCTACTACACTTTCTGCAGGACAAGAAGTTGAGGTATTAGGAACTTCTGAAGGACAAGGTGCTGGAACATTTACCTACTATATGGGGTCATCTGATTCATTGGAAGCAGGAACGCTTTATGTGAAAAATGAAGCAGGAGAAGTAGTTCCTGAAGAAACAATGTTAAATCCAGATGTTAATTTAAAAGTACCAGGTAAAGCAGTTATTAAAACACAAAAATATAGTACTGATTTAATTTGGACATTAAAAAATACGCCAGCAAATTTATAA